aatggttaacgtgttctggtttttttggttctttttgcgttgtgtgtggccacgtgtgtgtataaatctgctctgtgatgtggaataaaccttagttgtgagtcggcgcttgtgtacgtgtgttctttcgtctgtcgtcttccttgttgcgccgttctaaaaccatgcatccgtaccaactcgcccaattgtcagtgctactcagaTGGAACTCCCATATTAAAAACGTTCCAGCCACTGCAGTGAAATGCCTTTTCTTTCTTGGAAGACACCTCCAACTAGCACCACCCGATACAAAAATTCTAGCTTACAGAGCTTTTGTCAGGCCAGTCTTTGATTACGCAGATGTTGTTTGGTTCCCATACACTTagcaactaattaacaaactaGAAGGTGTACAAAGGAAGACACTGCAGTATGTATACGATAAAAAAAACTAACAGACTCACCCGCCAAACTATTTAACTAAGCCGGAATCTTAACAGTACAAAACCAAGCAGTCATAGCCCGTTCTAAGCTTATGTACCAGCTCCTACACAACCGGTTTAACATTGATACCTCTAGGTACATCTCCTGAACTGAAACACTGCCAATGCGACATAAACGCACACAAACACTCAGTGAGAGTATTTCCTTCGTACTGACTGCTCTAAGAATTTGTTCTTTCCTTTAGCAATAAGAGAGTGGAATAATCTGAGCAAGTCCATTAGTAGCAGCTGCTCATTTGATACATTTGCTAGTTCAGTGGAAGAAAATCTACTTGCCTTATAGCTTTGATTTGCTTGCTGTGTGTGCTTTGTCACTTATCTTCATATGCTAGCacctctttttttaatattttagcTTGCTTCTCTGTTAGCACCATTTTTAGTTATACCCCTTGTAAACATACACACTCGTGTAATGCATGATTTGTTAGCTACCTAatattactattttttttttccattcttgATGTTCTAGTCTTTAAAATGTACACCCTTTCATCCAAAAGTGAATTTCCACCGACACTGAGGTTTTGCATAATGCATTATGTGCATGATTGCATTGTTTATCATGTCCATCACATATTTTTTATCACATGTGTTTACTAGTTTTTTCTTGAAtctgtttgttttatttttacatCAAGTTCTGCTTGGTAACCGTAAATTGTGCCCATGTCTTGAATCTGTGATGGTGTACTATATTCTGTTGTTTTAACCAAGCAAAAACTTTTGCAAGAACACCCTTGTAATTATATACTGTATTTATATTCGATATGTTGTTCGCAACTCCTACTGTTCTACTGGTCGTTTTTGTTATAATCCCTTGAGGATTGATGGTATGTGGAATAAATAAGTATAGGTTTTGACAAATTTTTTTCCGGTCCCGTGAAATCTGGATGAACATGGTTTTACTGCAAATTCTTCGTTAACATTCACTTCGAAAAATGCTATTTGTTTGGCACAACAAGAGAGCTCAATGCACTCCACATTCTCCACAGCACCGAACGCCAGCTCCTGTACGATCTGGACCTGTGGGTGTACCCGTCCAACAACCGGCGCTCGTCGCATCACTTCACGCCTGCCTACATCCGTGACAATCCCGCATGCACCCACCGCCTCATCCCGTGGCTCAACAGGGAACTCGTGGCCCTCCTGGGTGACGACGAGGCGCAGATCACCTCCACCACTGAGCTCGTGCTGGAGCTCATTACACACTACGAGGTCTGCAGCTTGGAGTTCGCCGAGCACGTGCGATCCTTCTTAGGCACCCGGACGGAGCACTTCGTGCACGAGCTGGCCGCGTTCGTTGCATCGCCGCTCGACATGGTCCCCTACGACCGAGTCGCCGTGTACAACCTCCGTGCCCATGTCCTGGCACACGGAACGCCCGCCACCGCGTTCCTCCGGACGCCGGAGTCATCGCTGGAGGATACCTCTCCTGTGGCGCCGGTAACGTTCGGGGTGCACTCGGACCCGAGTCAGCAAAGTACCAGTGGCCTGCACCAAAATGTGACAGCCAATTTGGTGGATCCAGAATCGGACAACTCGGATTGCATGATAGTGAGCTCGGTCATGCCTGCAGTGCCAATGCGGTCGAGGACACCGATTGTCATTGTGCTGTCTTCCTCGGACGAAGGAGACGCAGAGAGCCGCGCCACCGCACTGGCTGCGGTTGCTGCAGCGGTGTCGACCACGCCCTTGCAGCAGCCCGCCCGGAGGTGCAAGCCCATGGCTGGGAAGAAACGCTTGCTCCAGTTCAGCAATTCGGACACTTCTACGGCAAGTGACACGGACTCCGATGACTGGTGGGGTCGACAGGGCAGCGCAGCGCCTGCGCCGGAGAGTGGCGATGCGACGTAAACGGTCGAGGGTGCTGCCGCCTCGAATTGCTGTGGCAGCGCCAGACATAGCTGCGAGCGTTGCCCCCTCCTTACCTgccctgcctgctgctgctgcagctgttgGAGACCACACTTACACTTCTCTGTTGGGCCATCATACGTGCGAAAACTCGATGCGAAAAGATCAGACGAAAAAGGCTGTGCCGGCAACACGAGGGGTCAATTCTTCCGACGACGAATACTAAGCTGGGCATTGTGTCTCTTTCACCGTTGACTGTGGTAGCAATGTGAGGTTTAGAAACTGTGATAATTTGTGATGACCCGTTTGCATTGACCAAAGCACGTGAATGTATCGTTTTGTGTTATCTTGAAGGccgctatattttttttttgtacaatccCCATACTTTTGCATCATTCTGTTGAAGCTCGCACGTAATCACTGTCCGTGGACTTGCACGTGCAGAAGTTCTTAAAGTTATACCGAATATGCCCACTTACAACCTTGCAAGACAGTGTTTACAGCGATTGGTGTCCTATGCCAGGGACACCAATCAGCACCACCATTTCTAACATTGTTGATAGTGTTAAGGAGAACACCAGTGCATTTTGCCACCGATTTATGAGGACATATTCCTTGAAACTGGTGCTAACCACAGGATTTCTGCTGTATTGATATTACTTCATTACTTCATCATTTTAAATGTAGAATTGGGACATGAGCTCGAAAGTGATCAAATAAAAGTTGGATGAGATTGTGTTAACTTTTTCGTTACTGCTAGAAATGTGCTAATTTTCTGTGCTTTATGTTTTACCATGTTATTTCAAGACGAATAGCTGCAATGTATACTACGatacataggcgccgactacgggggggctctggggctcgagcccccccccggAAATCCGAAGCctgccccctcctcccccccccccatttctcgccaaagtgtcatcaccagagttctgttgcccacatcatttgcggtttcttaagagttgcctcaacgtttcactaaaaattttattgtggctgaaagcttactgcatcagcgcggacgtgcacggctttacattcacactttcgctttatttctgcaaatcctgaccataggacgacaagcgcattagaagcgccagcggcggctacctcataagcattttttctcacttcaaaaattcttttttttttttaatttcgactgtgaacactacacacacacacacacacaatatatttaaatatatacacagaaaTAAGTTTGTTACATgtttaaagagaaggatttagccaagtaacaattatttctaattgtaaggataatttatgcctggagaatgaatacgttgctctatgttcacctccaattacccctgccttgcgctagcgtattcctacttgtgcctgcaagttggaatacgcttggaatacagggataattggagatcgcagggagaggccttcgtcctgcagtggacataaaatataggatgatgatgatgatgatgttcacttctcacccgccgcggtggctcagtcgttgcgctgctgaacacgagatcgcgggatcgaatcccggccgcggcggccgtatttcgatggaggcaaaatgcaaaaacgcccatgtgcttgcgttttactgcacgttaaacaaccccaggtgattaaaattaatccggagccctccactacggcgtgtctcataatcagaactggttttggcacgtaaaacccc
The DNA window shown above is from Dermacentor silvarum isolate Dsil-2018 chromosome 1, BIME_Dsil_1.4, whole genome shotgun sequence and carries:
- the LOC119438757 gene encoding E3 ubiquitin-protein ligase Topors codes for the protein MPSACSSSGSVAASETLASAVKLEGAKRDNAAPPRPPSSKSPERSSSPEQSCPICLDPLEDKSFAGSCFHTFCFSCLLEWSKVKAECPMCKQCFKSIFHNVRSLEDYDQYFVHNNAPQASLTVRAATAGAVTMASTSRSSPLSGTVLLAHHLADSPMLLTRQFSTGATRSSGIWTSTERQLLYDLDLWVYPSNNRRSSHHFTPAYIRDNPACTHRLIPWLNRELVALLGDDEAQITSTTELVLELITHYEVCSLEFAEHVRSFLGTRTEHFVHELAAFVASPLDMVPYDRVAVYNLRAHVLAHGTPATAFLRTPESSLEDTSPVAPVTFGVHSDPSQQSTSGLHQNVTANLVDPESDNSDCMIVSSVMPAVPMRSRTPIVIVLSSSDEGDAESRATALAAVAAAVSTTPLQQPARRCKPMAGKKRLLQFSNSDTSTASDTDSDDWWGRQGSAAPAPESGDAT